Sequence from the Acidiferrobacteraceae bacterium genome:
GATAGGCAAAGATTATCAGGTCAAAACGGTCGTCCTCGCAAAGCCCGGTTGGTTTCAGCGGCGGCGCGTCACCGTAAACGCATTCGGGGAAGATATTGAAAAAGCCCAGGAACGGCCAGGGAAACGGGAATGGCTCCGCCGGTTCGAGCGTCACGAATGTGGTTTCTATGGCGTCAGTGCCGAGGAGGGGTCGACACACGTTCTCGGTTACACGCGTCAGCTGGCCCGACTGGGAATACTGAACGATCAGGACCCTCTTGGGAGCGGACGCGGATGTGGGCATAACCTGTGAAACCCGGAGTGGGGCGCCCCGGGCAAGGACCCCTGATTCCTTGAATCGAAAACCGGTGTAGTAATTTATGCAATTTTTATAGCAGGGATTGGATAATCTCACAAGGCACAGCGCGCGGACGCCCACCGCACGGGCACCGCAACAACTTATCAAGCTCGCTTGGCGTGGGGTATAGTCCGGGCGGTGCGCCCGCGTCGGGCGTGGTACGGTTCCCAATGGAGCCACCAGCCCGGAACGGAAAAGCATGATCGAGAAAATTATCGGCGTTCTCGCCGCCTTCGTAATCTCCACAATAAACGCCATGGGCTATGGTGGCATCGTGTTGCTCATGGGCATCGAGAGCGCGTGCATCCCCTTGCCGTCCGAGATCATCATGCCGTTTTCCGGTTACCTGGTGTTCACCGGAGCCATGAATCTGTGGGCGGTGGCTACGGCCGGCGCGGTCGGATGTGTGCTCGGTTCGCTGGTGGCCTACGCCGTTGGTGCCTGGGGCGGGCGACCGCTGGTCGTGAAGTATGGCAAGTATGTATTGATCTCCCACCATGATCTGGACCTCGCCGATCGCTGGTTCCAGCGTCATGGCGACATCACCATCTTCGTCGGTCGCTTGTTGCCGGTGGTGCGCACCTTCATCGCGTTCCCTGCCGGCGTGGCGCGGATGCCCCTGTGGCGGTTTGTCGTATATACGTTCATCGGATCCTTTCTGTGGTGCCTGGGCCTGGCCTGGATCGGAATGAAGCTGGGAGAGAACTGGAATACCCTCGGTGTCTACTTCCATCGCTTCGATGTCCTGATCGGCGCGGTAATCGTTGCGGGTGTCGTCTGGTACGTCTGGAGACACCTGAAGAATCTGAAACGCGGCGCCTAGGTGTCCGCGGAAGCGGTGCGCACCATCAGGATGTTGCGATAGCCACCGGTATTGCGGACAAACCAGTCGGGTTCGCGCGCGTCACCTTCGGGAACGCGATGCGCCGCATAGCCCAGGTCGGCAAATGCCCGAAAGAATTCGTCGACGGAGACTCCGGCTGCCTCCAGGTCCGATGGTGAGAACTCGGTCAGTACAGGCGGAAAATCGTTGCGGCGCAGGGTCTCCTGCATGCCTGCAAGTACCCGCAATTCCACCCCCTGCACATCGATCTTCACCAGCGACACCGGCGTTCCTGCAAGTTCCGTATGCCCGGCCAGGAAATCGTCCAGGGTAGTGGCCTCGATCTCGATTCGCTTCGTGGACCGGGTATTGACCAGTTTGTGGTCGGTCGGTGCGAGATTGGAAAGATACAGGAACGCGGGCCCGGTTGTGTCCGACAGGGCCTTGGCCGATGCATTGATTCGGCCCCGGCAGGTTCGCGAGTCTACGAGCCGTTGAAGTTGGCGGAAGTTGCCCGGATCCGGTTCGAATGCCAGAACGGTGGCGGGCGAGCGGCGACAGATCATGCGTGCGAACGAGCCGATATTCGCACCGACATCAATCACCATCGTGTTGCGGCGAATGAAGGGCACGATGGCATCCATCGTCTTGCCTTCTGTGGCGTTCTTGTACAGAAAATAGGCTCTGCAATAGAACCATCCCGCAACACCGGAATGGAGATCAAGCCGCGATGCGAGCCAGCGATACCCCAGCACCAGCAGGCGCTCGGGGATCGAATTGAATTCGGTCTTGTCCATCGGTTTACCGGATTCGGCGTTGTGGTGGGCGAGCCGGGAGCGATCAGCGACTGTCCGATGCAGACACCCGGTACACGATCCCCGTCGAATGATCCACGGCGTAGAGCTCTCCCCGAGTGTCCTCACCAAAGCTGCTGATGTGCAGGTCCTGGTTCCGGATCAGGCGCATCTGCCGGGTCACCTTGTCGCGATCGCTGCGCAATCCCCAGATATTCCCGGTGACGTAGTCGGCATAGAGATATACACCGCACAGTCCCGGGATGGCAGACCCGCGATAGACGAAACCGCCGGTGATCGAATAACCAAGCGGGTGTCGATAGGTGAAGAGCGGGGGGATGTATGGGGATGGATCACAGTGTTCGTTGATGGCGGGGGTGCACTGGTTTCCCTCCATGACGTTCCAGCCGTAGTTTCCGCCCTTGCGGATGATGTCGACTTCCTCCACCTCGTCCTGCCCGACATCCGCGGCGATCAACCGGCCCGTTGCACGGTCGAAGGAGAAGCGCCACGGATTGCGCAGGCCCCAGGCCCAGATCTCAGCCCGGTGGCCCGGGCGACTGACGAAGGGATTGCCCTTCGGGATTGCGTAGGCAAGGGGCGGCTGTGCCCGGGAAACGTCGATGCGCAAGATGGCGCCCAAAAGGGAATCGGGGTTCTGGCCGTTCCCGCGTGGATCGTTGGCGCTGCCTCCATCGCCCAGCCCAATATAAAGGTAGCCATCCGGCCCGAAGGCAAGTTGGCCGCCATTGTGATTGCTGTAGGGCTGGCGGACGGTGAGCAGAATCTCTTCGCTGCCCGGGTCGGCGTCATCGCTGCTCGCGCGATGGAATCGGGAGATTACCGTGTGCAGACCGCCCCGACGCGCGGTGTAGTCGACATAGAACACGCCGCTGCGCCGGTAGTCCGGCGGAAAGGCGATGCTGAGCAGTCCGCGTTCACCGCCACTGGATACGCGATTGCGGATATCGAGGAAGGGTTTCGGGAGCAGTTTTCCGTTTTCAATGATCCGCACCCGGCCGGCCTGTTCGGTGACGAACAGGCGATCATCATCCGTGTGAGTGAGGTGCACGGGCCGGTGCAATCCCCTGGTTACCTTGACCAGCTGGATCCCGGGGATAGGCGCGCCGGGAGCAAGGGACTTGCAGGCGCCTGTGGCGGGTCCGGGTGCTGCGACGAAAAAAAGGCCTGCCAGCGGAGTCACAAGCACCGCACGGAACCCGTTCACCGGCCCGAATCCTCGTCCAACACAACGGCGCGCAGACGTTCGGCTGCAGCTTCGGGTGCCACCGTATTCACGAACAGTCCCGAGCCGAGTTCGAAGCCCGTGGGGATGCTGGTACGTGGGCAGATCTCCACGTGCCAGTGATAGCTTTCACCGCAGCCTTCGTGGCGCTCGTCGTGTGGCAGCGAGTGCAGAAAGTAGTTGTACTGGGCACCTCCCAGGACCGCGTCAAGTCTCGCCATGGTGCGCCGCAGCACACGGGCAAAGTCTTCCAGGTCACTTTCGGTGACGTCGAGGACGTCCGCCTGATGCACGAGCGGAAGGATGTGTACCTCCCATTCATAGCGGCTGGCGAACGGCTTGATCGCAATGAAGCGTTCTCCTTTTTCGACAATGTATTGGCCGACGTTGATCTGACGCCGGATCTCACCCGATTCCCGGTCGTACAGGGTTGCCTCGAAGGTGAGTGCTTCATCGATCAGGGTGCAGAAGATGCAGTGGTTCTGACGTGCGTAGTAGTCGCGACTGTTTTCCACCTCTATGGCGACATTGTCGGGGACGACCGGTGTCGCGATCAGCTGGCTGTGGGTATGGGGAATGCTTCCGCCGGCCGCGGGGCCGAAGTTCTTGAACACCAGCACGTACCGCAGGCGCGAATCGGATCGATACAGTTGTGCCATTCGATCGCGGAAGGCGCCGAACATGGCAGCGATATGGGAATCGGACATTTCATGCACGGCAATGCCGTGGAACGGGTGATCGATGATGACCTCGTGCCGACCGTAGCCATCGATGGCCTGCTGGAGTCCGAATGCAAAATTCTGGTTGGCCCGGTCGTCGCCCAGCACCGGGTACAGGTTCTCGACGATCCGTACCTGCCAGTCCCCGTGATGCGGATAGCGGGCAATCTCGGGCGGGGTCATGTGTTCATTGCCGGTACAGAAGGGGCAGGTGTCCACATGGGAGCGCGTGTCTCGCGGCGCCCGTTCTTCGTCTTTCTTGGGCCGCATGCCGCGGGCGGTGGCCACCAGCACCGATTCGCTGGGTACTACCGGGTTGATGCGGATTTCACGAAGTGCCTGGTCAGCTTTGCTCACGTCATATCACCGACTGGAATGGCGCTAGGGTAGCAGCGGGGCGGGGCGTTTGCACCCGATCCGACCTGGCGGCTCCGGTTCCGGAGGCTCCCTTGTTTTCGGCCGATGGGGCAAGTAGTATCGCCAACGTCGTTAGTCCCTCAGCGGAATCTCTACGAGTCATGTTTCACGGCAGCATGGTCGCCCTGGTAACGCCGATGCACGATGACGGTGCCGTCGACGTGCCCGCCCTGCAGCGCCTGGTGGATTTCCACGTCGAGAATGGTACCGATGCGATCGTCGCCGTGGGCACGACCGGAGAATCGGCCACCCTGGCCATGGATGAGCACTGTCAGGCCATCGCCACGGTCGTGCAGAGGGCCGGCGGCCGGGTGCCGGTAATTGCGGGAACCGGGGCGAATTCGACGTCCGAGGCGATCGAACTCACGCGATGTGCCCAGGAAGCCGGGGCCGACGCCTGTCTACTGGTTACACCTTACTATAATAAGCCCACCCAGGAAGGACTGTACCTGCACCACAAGGCGGTGGCCGACGCGGTGCCGGTGCCGCAGATTCTGTATAACGTCCCGGGGCGAACTGCCGTGGACATGTTGCCCGCGACGGTGGCCCGGCTGGCGGAGGTTTCCAATATCGTCGGAATCAAGGAGGCCACGGGCGATCTGGAGCGGGCCCGGCAAATCCTGGAACTCTGCGGAGAGGGGCTGGACGTCTATTCCGGGGATGATGTTACTGCCCTGGACCTGATTCTGATCGGCGCCAAGGGCGATATTTCCGTTACGGCCAATGTGGCTCCCGGACTGATGCATGAGATGTGCGAAGCAGCCCTGGCCGGTGACGCGCCCAGGGCGCGTGCACTCAATGAGCGCTTGATGCCCCTGCATCGTTCACTGTTTCTCGAATCCAACCCCATTCCCGTCAAATGGGCGCTGCACGAAATGGGTTTGATTGGCGGTGGTATTCGACTGCCGCTTACACCGCTGGCGGAGCAGTATCACGAACCCGTCCGCGACGCCTTGCGCGCTGTGGAAGTGATTCAGTGAACGCCGGCTCAATACGAATACGGTATTTTCATGACACAAAGAAATCTGATTAGGGCGATCGGCGTGATCGCGGTCGCATCGGTAATCGCGGCTTGCAGTACTGGTCCGAGAGATATCGTCGATTACAAATCGACCGCGGTGCAATCGAAGCTCGAAGTACCGCCCGGTCTGGACGAGTTACCCGCAAGTGGCGACGACACGGCGGGCGCAACGACCTACAGCGGGTTTAGTGCGGAACAGACGACCAAGGGCGCCCAAACCGGAGGCGTTCTACCCCAGTACTCCAAGGTGAAGCTGCAACACGGTTACGGGGAATACTGGCTGCTGGTCGACGCAAAGCCGGATGATGTCTGGCCCCGGGTGCGTGAGTTTGTTTTTAGCCTGGGCTTGACCATTGCTCGGGAAAACAAGACAACCGGTATGATCGAGACCAACTGGGCCGAGAACCGGGCGAAACTGGGCAAGGGTTTCTTTTCCGGGGTGTGGAACCCGTTTGCAAGCACGGGTCAGCGTGACCGCTATCGCTTCACCCTGCAGCGCGGCAACACGCCCGGCACGACCGAGGTCCATCTGGTGCACCAGGAGATGCGTCAGGTTACGGCCGCCGCCGATGTCGAAGGAACCTATCGCACGGTGTATGAGCCAGCGCCTCCGGACTACCAGGTCGAGGCCGAGGTGTTGCGCCTGCTGATGGTGCGCATGGGAGTCGGCCAGGCTGCATCAAGATCAATGGTTGCTTCCTCCGGAATTGCCATGCCCCGGGCCATCGCGGGGCAGCAGGGTTTGGTCTTGCGGGAACCGCTGGACCACGCCTGGACCCGGGTTGGGCTTACGCTGGAGCGTACCGCGGGGGTGAGCATCGCAGACCAGGATCAGGCGAAAGGGGTATACTCCATCCGTGTTTCCAGCCCTGATGACAAGAACAAAAAGCCCGGTTTCATTGGTCGTCTCTTTGGTGAAAAGGCGGGCTCCAAGGTGTATCAGTACCAGATTGCACTCACATCCCAGGGTGACGGAGACAAGACCACTCTTGCCCTCAACGACTCGAAGGGAAAACGGGTCACTACAGACGCGGGCAAGGCGTTTCTCAAGCAGCTTCTGGAGCAGTTGCGATAGGCGCGGGCCTGCCCGCGTTCGCCGCTGGCCAGTGAGGGGAGGGCGGCATGCGGTTTGCCTATCTCGGTAGCGGTAGCCGTGGAAACGCGGCCGTCGTGGAGAGCGGCGATACCCGTATCCTGCTCGATTGCGGATTCACTCTTCGAGAAACCGAGGCTCGCCTGGCGCGCCTGGGGCTGGATGCCGATGCACTATCAGGCGTCTTGCTGACCCACGAACATAGCGATCACATGAGCGGAATCGGCCCCCTGGCAAGACGGTACGGCGTTCCGGTATGGATGACCCGGGGCACCCGCCGCGCGATTGAGAATCGGGCGGGAACTCTGCCCGACGTGCGCCACTTCGACCCGCACGAGAGTTTCGAGATCGGCGATCTGCAGCTGCATCCCTTTCCCGTGCCCCATGATGCGCTGGAGCCTGCGCAATTTGTGTTTAGCGACGGCGACGTTCGCCTGGGCATATTGACCGACATCGGCCGCCCGACGGCCCATGTCGAGTCCATGTTGAGCGGGTGCGACGCGCTTGCCCTGGAATGCAATCACGACCGGGCCATGCTTGCGCGGGGCCCGTACCCGCAGTCCCTGAAAACCCGCATCGGCGGCGGCGAGGGGCATCTTGATAACAACAGTGCGGCGGAACTTCTGGAGCGGATCGATTCCACGCGCCTGCAACACCTGATCGCGGTACACTTGAGCGAAACGAACAATCTGCCGACCCTGGCTCAGGCAGCGCTGGCCGGCGCCCTTGGCTGCGGTGCCGATTTCGTCCAGGTCGCCGACCAGGAAGCTGGACTTTCGTGGCAAGGCATCAGTTGATCGAAACCACAATTTCATGACCGCATCGCCCTCATCCAGATCCGCCGGCGCAATTGACCGGGTGACCGACGTGTTGCACTTGGCCGGTGCCCCGGCACTGTCCCCGTTCCGGCGAGAACGCCTGCTGACTGAACTCCAGCGCAAGGTTCCGCGGGTACAGTCCGTGACGGCGGAGTACCGCCACGTGGTGGCACTCAGCGCTCCCCTGGACGAGAAGGATTCACAGCTGCTTTCGCGTCTTTTGACCTACGGCCCGCAGGGTTCCGGCTCGTCCCTGGAGAACATTGATCTGATGGTGGTGCCGCGCCTGGGCACGATCTCGCCGTGGGCCAGCAAGGCCACGGACATTGCCCATCACTGTGGACTGGAAGCCATCGTCCGTATCGAGCGCGGAGTCGTTTGGCGATTTGAAACCGGCGGGGAATCCCTGAGTGATGACGAGCGCGACGCCGTACTGCCGTTGATCCACGACCGCATGACCGAATCCGTGCTGGCGGACGAAACGGCGGCGGATGCCTTGTTTGCATCGGCGACCCCGGCCCCGGTTCGCGTGGTGGATGTGCTTGGCGGCGGAGCGGAGGCCCTGCAGGCCGCCAATCGGGAACTGGGTCTGGCGCTGTCACCCGACGAGATCGATTACCTGGTCGAGAACTTCACCCGTGCCGGCGTAAACCCCACGGACATGGAGTTGATGATGTTTGCCCAGGCGAACTCCGAGCACTGTCGACACAAGATCTTCAATGCCGACTGGATTGTCGACGGACGCAAGGCCGACCGTTCCCTGTTCGGGATGATTCGCTATACCGAGGAGCAAAACCCGAAGGGTACGGTGCTGGCCTACAAGGACAATGCCGCTATCATGCAGGGCGGTAGCGCCGCCTGGCTGGGTCCTGATCCGGATACCGGCGAGTACCGATTTGTGCAGGACGAGCTGCATATCATCATGAAGGTGGAGACCCACAACCATCCTACCGCGATTTCGCCCGATCCCGGCGCCGCCACCGGATCCGGCGGTGAGATTCGCGATGAGGGGGCGACCGGGCGCGGGGCCAAGCCCAAGGCCGGCGTAACCGGATTCTCGGTCTCGAATCTTCGCATCCCGGGCGCCGAACAGCCCTGGGAAGTGGACCATGGCAAGCCGGCACGCATCGTCGGCGCACTCGACATCATGATCGACGGGCCCATCGGTGGCGCCTCCTTCAACAACGAGTTCGGCCGGCCCAACATCGGCGGCTACTTCCGGACCTTCGAACTGGAAGTGGATGGCGAGGTGCGCGGGTACCACAAGCCCATCATGCTGGCTGGCGGCGTCGGCAATGTGCGCGCACAAAACTCCATCAAGGCCGAGATCTCGCCCGGTGCCCAACTCGTGGTCCTCGGTGGACCGGCAATGTTGATCGGTCTGGGTGGCGGGGCCGCCTCCAGCATGGCCACCGGTACCAGCGCCGAAGATCTGGACTTTGCCTCCGTGCAGCGCAGCAACGCCGAGATGCAACGACGTTGCCAGGAGGTGATCGACCGCTGTACCACGCTGGGCCCCGGCAATCCAATCATTTCCATTCACGATGTGGGTGCCGGTGGTCTGTCCAATGCGCTTCCCGAACTGGTTGATGACTCGGCCCGCGGTGGGCGATTCCATCTGCGCGAGATACCCAACGACCAGCCAGGCATGTCTCCCATGGAGATCTGGTGCAATGAATCCCAGGAGCGCTACGTACTTGCCGTGGAGCCGGCCAAGCTCGACGTGTTCCGACGTCTGTGCGACCGGGAGCGCTGTCCCTATGCCGTGATCGGCGAGGCAACGGAGGAACGTCATCTGTCCGTCGACGATTCCTACTTCGCAACACAGGCAATTGAGGACGCTGCCACGGCCGCGCGCAAGGAACGTCCGATCGACATGGACCTTTCGGTTCTGCTGGGAAAGCCGCCGAAGATGTTGCGCGACGTCGAACACCGAAAACGCAAGCTGCCGAAGTTCTCTACCCGCGGGATCGATGTCAGTGACGCTGCCTATCGAGTCCTGCGGCTGCCGACCGTCGCAAACAAGAATTTCCTGATCACCATTGGTGATCGCAGCGTCACCGGTCTGGTATGCCGCGATCAGATGGTGGGTCCCTGGCAGGTGCCGGTGGCCGATGTCGCGGTCACGGCGACCGGTTATCGCG
This genomic interval carries:
- a CDS encoding DedA family protein; this encodes MIEKIIGVLAAFVISTINAMGYGGIVLLMGIESACIPLPSEIIMPFSGYLVFTGAMNLWAVATAGAVGCVLGSLVAYAVGAWGGRPLVVKYGKYVLISHHDLDLADRWFQRHGDITIFVGRLLPVVRTFIAFPAGVARMPLWRFVVYTFIGSFLWCLGLAWIGMKLGENWNTLGVYFHRFDVLIGAVIVAGVVWYVWRHLKNLKRGA
- a CDS encoding FkbM family methyltransferase — translated: MDKTEFNSIPERLLVLGYRWLASRLDLHSGVAGWFYCRAYFLYKNATEGKTMDAIVPFIRRNTMVIDVGANIGSFARMICRRSPATVLAFEPDPGNFRQLQRLVDSRTCRGRINASAKALSDTTGPAFLYLSNLAPTDHKLVNTRSTKRIEIEATTLDDFLAGHTELAGTPVSLVKIDVQGVELRVLAGMQETLRRNDFPPVLTEFSPSDLEAAGVSVDEFFRAFADLGYAAHRVPEGDAREPDWFVRNTGGYRNILMVRTASADT
- a CDS encoding PQQ-dependent sugar dehydrogenase, producing MNGFRAVLVTPLAGLFFVAAPGPATGACKSLAPGAPIPGIQLVKVTRGLHRPVHLTHTDDDRLFVTEQAGRVRIIENGKLLPKPFLDIRNRVSSGGERGLLSIAFPPDYRRSGVFYVDYTARRGGLHTVISRFHRASSDDADPGSEEILLTVRQPYSNHNGGQLAFGPDGYLYIGLGDGGSANDPRGNGQNPDSLLGAILRIDVSRAQPPLAYAIPKGNPFVSRPGHRAEIWAWGLRNPWRFSFDRATGRLIAADVGQDEVEEVDIIRKGGNYGWNVMEGNQCTPAINEHCDPSPYIPPLFTYRHPLGYSITGGFVYRGSAIPGLCGVYLYADYVTGNIWGLRSDRDKVTRQMRLIRNQDLHISSFGEDTRGELYAVDHSTGIVYRVSASDSR
- the dapA gene encoding 4-hydroxy-tetrahydrodipicolinate synthase; this translates as MFHGSMVALVTPMHDDGAVDVPALQRLVDFHVENGTDAIVAVGTTGESATLAMDEHCQAIATVVQRAGGRVPVIAGTGANSTSEAIELTRCAQEAGADACLLVTPYYNKPTQEGLYLHHKAVADAVPVPQILYNVPGRTAVDMLPATVARLAEVSNIVGIKEATGDLERARQILELCGEGLDVYSGDDVTALDLILIGAKGDISVTANVAPGLMHEMCEAALAGDAPRARALNERLMPLHRSLFLESNPIPVKWALHEMGLIGGGIRLPLTPLAEQYHEPVRDALRAVEVIQ
- the bamC gene encoding outer membrane protein assembly factor BamC gives rise to the protein MTQRNLIRAIGVIAVASVIAACSTGPRDIVDYKSTAVQSKLEVPPGLDELPASGDDTAGATTYSGFSAEQTTKGAQTGGVLPQYSKVKLQHGYGEYWLLVDAKPDDVWPRVREFVFSLGLTIARENKTTGMIETNWAENRAKLGKGFFSGVWNPFASTGQRDRYRFTLQRGNTPGTTEVHLVHQEMRQVTAAADVEGTYRTVYEPAPPDYQVEAEVLRLLMVRMGVGQAASRSMVASSGIAMPRAIAGQQGLVLREPLDHAWTRVGLTLERTAGVSIADQDQAKGVYSIRVSSPDDKNKKPGFIGRLFGEKAGSKVYQYQIALTSQGDGDKTTLALNDSKGKRVTTDAGKAFLKQLLEQLR
- a CDS encoding MBL fold metallo-hydrolase → MRFAYLGSGSRGNAAVVESGDTRILLDCGFTLRETEARLARLGLDADALSGVLLTHEHSDHMSGIGPLARRYGVPVWMTRGTRRAIENRAGTLPDVRHFDPHESFEIGDLQLHPFPVPHDALEPAQFVFSDGDVRLGILTDIGRPTAHVESMLSGCDALALECNHDRAMLARGPYPQSLKTRIGGGEGHLDNNSAAELLERIDSTRLQHLIAVHLSETNNLPTLAQAALAGALGCGADFVQVADQEAGLSWQGIS
- the purL gene encoding phosphoribosylformylglycinamidine synthase translates to MTASPSSRSAGAIDRVTDVLHLAGAPALSPFRRERLLTELQRKVPRVQSVTAEYRHVVALSAPLDEKDSQLLSRLLTYGPQGSGSSLENIDLMVVPRLGTISPWASKATDIAHHCGLEAIVRIERGVVWRFETGGESLSDDERDAVLPLIHDRMTESVLADETAADALFASATPAPVRVVDVLGGGAEALQAANRELGLALSPDEIDYLVENFTRAGVNPTDMELMMFAQANSEHCRHKIFNADWIVDGRKADRSLFGMIRYTEEQNPKGTVLAYKDNAAIMQGGSAAWLGPDPDTGEYRFVQDELHIIMKVETHNHPTAISPDPGAATGSGGEIRDEGATGRGAKPKAGVTGFSVSNLRIPGAEQPWEVDHGKPARIVGALDIMIDGPIGGASFNNEFGRPNIGGYFRTFELEVDGEVRGYHKPIMLAGGVGNVRAQNSIKAEISPGAQLVVLGGPAMLIGLGGGAASSMATGTSAEDLDFASVQRSNAEMQRRCQEVIDRCTTLGPGNPIISIHDVGAGGLSNALPELVDDSARGGRFHLREIPNDQPGMSPMEIWCNESQERYVLAVEPAKLDVFRRLCDRERCPYAVIGEATEERHLSVDDSYFATQAIEDAATAARKERPIDMDLSVLLGKPPKMLRDVEHRKRKLPKFSTRGIDVSDAAYRVLRLPTVANKNFLITIGDRSVTGLVCRDQMVGPWQVPVADVAVTATGYRANTGEAMAMGERTPLALIDPAAAGRMAVGEAVTNLAAARIEKLLDVKLSANWMAAAGHPGEDAALYDTVRAVAMELCPVLGVSIPVGKDSMSMKTVWQDQEGESRSVTAPLSLIVTAFAPVWDVRKTLTPQLRTDKGPSDLILLDLGKGKNRLGGSALAQVYGQSGNKTPDVDDPRVLRLFFHLIQAVNQLGYVLAYHDRSDGGLFVALCEMAFAGHAGVDVDLSRLGRDPVAALFNEELGAVIQVPRERREGILGAFRKAGQGRYTHLIGTVTADDRVCIRHRNRTILDEPRVDLQRAWSETSYQIQSLRDNPLSAQQEFDRILDRGDTGLYAQASFDVQEDIAAPFVARGERPRVAILREQGVNGHVEMAAAFDRAGFAAVDVTMSDIIDGRVSLRDYHGAVACGGFSYGDVLGAGEGWAKSILFNARARDEFSAFFQRGDSFALGVCNGCQMMSNLHELIPGAELWPHFVRNDSEQFEARVCMVQIPENTSLFLSGMNGSHLPVVVAHGEGRAEFREPGDMEQLIVGRQITLAFEDYAGRLAETYPWNPNGSPHGITGLTTPDGRFTIMMPHPERVFRTVSNSWHPDEWGEDGPWMRMFRNARVWVG